Proteins found in one Miscanthus floridulus cultivar M001 chromosome 4, ASM1932011v1, whole genome shotgun sequence genomic segment:
- the LOC136548475 gene encoding GDSL esterase/lipase At5g03610-like, with protein MWHDAASAMGMPTPVAYKLRRGAARGLLARGMNFAVGGAGVLDTGNFQRNISAQIDLFQAQQQHPVPAAAAHGGVALVVVSGNDYSYAADKDNSTSCLPEVAYLAKQSTSYKHN; from the exons ATGTGGCATGATGCAGCTTCGGCCATGGGAATGCCAACACCGGTGGCATACAAGCTGCGCCGGGGCGCCGCCCGCGGGCTGTTGGCGCGCGGCATGAACTTCGCCGTCGGCGGCGCGGGCGTGCTGGACACCGGCAACTTCCAGCGCAATATCAGCGCGCAGATCGACCTGTTCCAGGCGCAGCAGCAGCACCCTGTCCCTGCGGCAGCAGCCCACGGCGGGGTCGCGCTCGTCGTCGTCTCCGGCAATGACTACTCCTACGCCGCCGACAAGGACAACAGCACAAGC TGTTTGCCTGAGGTCGCCTACCTCGCTAAACAATCTACAAGTTACAAGCACAACtaa